A stretch of Ectothiorhodospiraceae bacterium BW-2 DNA encodes these proteins:
- a CDS encoding enoyl-ACP reductase: MGFLQGKTALIVGVASNRSIAAGIATAMHREGASLAFTYQNDKLQSRVSRVAAECGSSLLYPCDVNDDSDIDALFSALQQQWAQLDILVHAVAFAPAGQLDGNYLDDVTREGFRIAHETSSYSFVALAKAARPLLTAGSSLMTLSYLGAVRAVPHYNVMGLAKASLEANVRYMASNMGPERIRVNAISAGPIKTLAAKGISDFNKLLDYGERNSPLRRNVTIEEVGNAAAFLGSDLASGITGEVLYVDAGYHVQAMSVPEEVQ; encoded by the coding sequence ATGGGTTTTTTGCAAGGAAAAACCGCGCTCATTGTTGGGGTAGCTAGTAACCGTTCTATTGCTGCCGGAATCGCGACCGCGATGCACCGCGAGGGCGCCTCGCTCGCATTTACTTATCAAAACGATAAACTACAGAGCCGCGTTAGCAGAGTCGCTGCCGAGTGTGGCTCCTCGTTACTCTATCCTTGCGATGTTAACGACGACTCTGACATTGATGCCCTCTTTAGCGCACTACAGCAGCAGTGGGCTCAACTCGATATCTTAGTCCATGCGGTTGCCTTCGCCCCAGCAGGCCAGCTTGATGGCAACTATCTCGACGATGTCACCCGAGAGGGATTTCGCATCGCCCACGAGACCAGTAGCTACAGCTTTGTCGCCCTAGCTAAAGCGGCACGCCCCCTGCTGACGGCAGGTAGCTCACTCATGACCCTAAGCTACTTAGGAGCCGTGCGCGCGGTGCCTCACTACAATGTGATGGGGCTGGCCAAAGCCTCACTAGAGGCGAATGTCCGCTACATGGCCTCCAATATGGGGCCAGAGCGGATTCGAGTTAACGCTATCTCCGCAGGGCCGATTAAAACGCTAGCTGCCAAAGGGATTAGCGACTTTAACAAACTACTCGACTATGGTGAGAGAAACTCCCCCCTGCGCCGCAATGTCACGATTGAGGAGGTCGGGAACGCAGCCGCCTTTTTAGGCTCCGATCTCGCCTCCGGCATCACCGGCGAGGTACTCTATGTCGATGCCGGCTACCATGTGCAGGCGATGTCGGTACCGGAGGAGGTTCAGTAG
- the pyrB gene encoding aspartate carbamoyltransferase, which translates to MATPYHVVDAAQFTVAELNDLFISADEMEELVLRNGVTDTLANRVMVILFYQPSTRTRLSFEAAMSRLGGHYISTENALHFSSHAKGESLEDAIQTVACYGDVVVLRYHKEGGAKRAARVSPVPLINAGDGPGEHPTQALLDMYTIRKQFGNIDNLGIALVGDLKHSRTIHSLAYLLASYPVRKIYLVSPESVTMPRALLEHLWQCGVVVEESRQLVDVAEDVEVIYTTRLQQEYFDEPELYQATQGQYILTDEVMQLLPQEAIILHPLPRNEEIPYKVDHDSRARYFQQVRNGLYMRMALLERVLLGVD; encoded by the coding sequence GTGGCTACCCCCTATCATGTCGTTGATGCCGCACAGTTTACGGTCGCAGAGCTTAACGATCTCTTTATTAGTGCCGATGAGATGGAGGAGTTGGTGCTCCGTAATGGCGTCACCGATACCTTGGCTAACCGAGTGATGGTGATCCTCTTCTATCAGCCTTCAACTCGCACTCGGCTCTCGTTTGAGGCGGCGATGTCGCGTCTTGGCGGGCACTATATTTCGACCGAAAATGCATTGCACTTCTCCTCCCATGCCAAAGGGGAGTCGCTTGAAGATGCGATTCAAACGGTCGCCTGCTACGGCGATGTGGTGGTGCTGCGCTACCACAAGGAGGGGGGGGCGAAGCGGGCCGCACGGGTCAGTCCGGTGCCTTTAATTAACGCCGGTGATGGGCCGGGTGAGCATCCGACCCAGGCGCTGCTCGATATGTACACTATTCGCAAACAGTTCGGTAATATCGATAATTTGGGTATCGCCCTAGTCGGTGATCTAAAACATAGCCGCACGATCCACTCACTCGCCTATCTGCTAGCTAGTTATCCTGTCAGAAAGATCTATCTGGTCTCTCCTGAGTCGGTCACCATGCCTAGGGCGCTGCTAGAGCATCTGTGGCAGTGTGGGGTGGTGGTTGAGGAGAGTCGTCAACTGGTCGATGTGGCTGAAGATGTCGAGGTGATCTATACCACCCGCCTACAGCAGGAGTACTTTGATGAGCCGGAGCTCTATCAGGCGACCCAAGGGCAGTATATTTTGACCGATGAGGTGATGCAGCTACTACCGCAGGAGGCGATTATTCTCCATCCGTTGCCTCGCAATGAGGAGATCCCCTATAAAGTCGATCACGACTCTAGGGCTCGCTATTTTCAGCAGGTGCGTAATGGGCTCTATATGCGTATGGCGCTCCTTGAGCGGGTGCTGCTAGGGGTGGATTGA
- a CDS encoding DUF2892 domain-containing protein: MSIERIVFAVAGFFIMLSLALGVEASPIYHHSYWLFFTAFVGLNLFQTAFTGLCPMFFILKALGFKKESDKGGDAPAV, from the coding sequence ATGTCTATTGAGCGTATCGTTTTTGCCGTGGCCGGCTTTTTCATCATGTTAAGTCTGGCGCTAGGAGTGGAGGCGAGTCCGATTTATCACCACTCCTACTGGCTCTTCTTTACCGCCTTTGTGGGGCTGAATCTGTTTCAGACCGCCTTTACCGGCCTCTGCCCGATGTTTTTTATCCTCAAGGCGCTCGGCTTTAAAAAAGAGAGCGATAAGGGGGGCGATGCCCCTGCGGTTTGA
- the pssA gene encoding CDP-diacylglycerol--serine O-phosphatidyltransferase — MQQKSEGERRRGIYLLPNLFTTAALFFGFFAIISAMEDRFSEAAIAIFLAMIFDGLDGRIARMTNTQSAFGAEYDSLADMISFGLAPALVIFEWSLYSLGKIGWLVAFVYTAAAALRLARFNTQSTTADKRYFQGLASPAAAATVAGMVWVGSDYALSGVDISWVALVVTLLAALLMVSNIRYYSFKDFDPRHRIPFVALILVVMVFVLISIDPPQVLFAAVVIYLFSGPVLTVVMRLKVRRQRKYH, encoded by the coding sequence ATGCAGCAGAAGAGTGAGGGAGAGCGTCGGCGCGGTATCTACCTGTTACCGAATCTGTTTACGACCGCCGCACTCTTTTTCGGCTTTTTTGCCATTATTTCGGCGATGGAAGATCGCTTTAGCGAGGCGGCTATCGCTATCTTTTTGGCGATGATCTTTGATGGTCTCGATGGGCGCATAGCCCGCATGACCAATACCCAAAGCGCTTTTGGGGCCGAGTACGATAGTCTGGCCGATATGATCTCTTTCGGTTTAGCGCCCGCTTTGGTGATCTTTGAGTGGTCGCTGTACAGCCTTGGCAAAATTGGCTGGCTGGTCGCTTTTGTCTATACCGCAGCGGCGGCGCTACGGCTAGCGCGGTTTAATACCCAAAGCACTACCGCAGATAAGCGCTATTTTCAGGGCTTAGCGAGTCCTGCGGCGGCGGCGACTGTGGCGGGGATGGTTTGGGTCGGCTCAGATTACGCCCTATCGGGGGTCGATATTAGCTGGGTGGCGCTAGTGGTCACGCTGCTAGCGGCGCTGCTCATGGTGAGTAATATCCGTTACTATAGCTTTAAAGATTTTGATCCGCGCCACCGTATCCCCTTTGTCGCGCTGATTTTGGTGGTGATGGTGTTTGTGCTGATCTCTATCGATCCTCCACAGGTGCTATTCGCTGCGGTGGTGATCTATCTCTTTTCGGGGCCGGTGCTGACGGTGGTGATGCGATTAAAGGTGCGTCGTCAGCGCAAGTATCATTGA